In a single window of the Elaeis guineensis isolate ETL-2024a chromosome 6, EG11, whole genome shotgun sequence genome:
- the LOC105037049 gene encoding interactor of constitutive active ROPs 4 isoform X1, with product MLPIYSPFSLVSLVLKGEESSRLEALNQAMPSSRGSAEMPQRQSPRTPLHLKATACSEANGVHRHSVDRSPKLEDRRSPRSTLHEKKRGTRVADLETKFRRAQEELKKLREQLASTESAKKEAQEALEEAKKRIPAVATTPQKLDEEKPPLPLIEETETASPCLDSLEKSEQKVENELPEPRSEGESINSTATDVFEVVWPASFPAETIKTDNEIGDDNEKEVKEKQEEEAKAMTEKDGETEMTAMEKKELEEEENKPTEIAESPEVLELKAKLLEKEKEVENLLVENEGLKKKAEEVTENAMAAARAQEEKLGSVEEELKESQAKMERLGEQLETLEETRAALEAEMKRLRVQTEQWRKAAEAAAAVLAPGPGAEMMGGRRMAERCRSLDKHLGARAGGFAGWGSLLMGGEMDEEGIEGGKRRGSGIRMFGDLWKKKGHQK from the exons ATGCTACCTATTTATTCTCCTTTCTCCCTCGTTTCATTAGTTTTGAAGGGAGAGGAGTCTTCCAGGCTTGAAGCTCTAAATCAAGCAATGCCGAGTTCGAG AGGGTCAGCAGAGATGCCGCAGCGGCAATCGCCGCGGACGCCGCTTCATCTGAAGGCCACCGCCTGCTCTGAAGCCAATGGCGTCCACCGCCACTCCGTGGATCGAAGTCCGAAGCTGGAGGACCGCCGCTCGCCTCGCAGCACCCTTCATGAG AAGAAGAGGGGCACTCGGGTGGCGGATTTAGAGACGAAGTTCCGCCGAGCCCAGGAGGAGCTCAAGAAGCTAAGGGAGCAGCTGGCCTCCACCGAGTCTGCCAAGAAGGAAGCCCAGGAAGCACTCGAAGAGGCCAAGAAACGAATCCCGGCCGTCGCCACCACTCCCCAGAAATTGGATGAGGAGAAGCCTCCTCTTCCCTTGATAGAAGAAACCGAGACTGCCAGTCCATGCTTGGATTCTCTAGAGAAGAGCGAGCAAAAGGTGGAAAACGAATTGCCGGAGCCCAGATCCGAGGGGGAGAGCATCAACTCCACTGCCACTGATGTGTTTGAAGTAGTCTGGCCGGCTTCGTTCCCAGCTGAGACAATTAAAACAGACAATGAGATTGGGGATGATAATGAGAAGGAAGTGAAGGAGAAGCAAGAGGAAGAGGCGAAGGCAATGACCGAGAAAGATGGTGAGACTGAGATGACTGCAATGGAGAAGAAGGAACTAGAGGAAGAGGAGAACAAGCCTACGGAGATCGCCGAGAGCCCAGAGGTATTGGAACTCAAGGCCAAGCTactggagaaggagaaggaagtgGAGAATTTGTTGGTGGAGAATGAGGGTCTGAAGAAGAAGGCAGAGGAAGTTACGGAGAATGCCATGGCGGCCGCGAGAGCACAAGAAGAGAAGCTGGGCTCAGTGGAGGAGGAGCTGAAGGAGAGCCAGGCGAAGATGGAGAGGCTGGGGGAGCAGCTGGAGACGTTGGAGGAGACGAGGGCGGCGCTGGAGGCAGAGATGAAACGGCTGAGGGTGCAGACAGAGCAGTGGCGGAAGGCGGCTGAGGCGGCAGCGGCTGTGCTGGCACCGGGGCCGGGGGCAGAGATGATGGGGGGAAGAAGGATGGCGGAGCGGTGCCGGTCCCTGGACAAACACCTTGGTGCCAGAGCCGGGGGATTCGCGGGATGGGGATCGCTGCTGATGGGCGGGGAGATGGACGAAGAGGGTATCGAGGGAGGGAAGAGGAGGGGATCCGGAATTCGAATGTTCGGAGATCTCTGGAAGAAGAAGGGCCACCAGAAATAG
- the LOC105037049 gene encoding interactor of constitutive active ROPs 4 isoform X2 has translation MPSSRGSAEMPQRQSPRTPLHLKATACSEANGVHRHSVDRSPKLEDRRSPRSTLHEKKRGTRVADLETKFRRAQEELKKLREQLASTESAKKEAQEALEEAKKRIPAVATTPQKLDEEKPPLPLIEETETASPCLDSLEKSEQKVENELPEPRSEGESINSTATDVFEVVWPASFPAETIKTDNEIGDDNEKEVKEKQEEEAKAMTEKDGETEMTAMEKKELEEEENKPTEIAESPEVLELKAKLLEKEKEVENLLVENEGLKKKAEEVTENAMAAARAQEEKLGSVEEELKESQAKMERLGEQLETLEETRAALEAEMKRLRVQTEQWRKAAEAAAAVLAPGPGAEMMGGRRMAERCRSLDKHLGARAGGFAGWGSLLMGGEMDEEGIEGGKRRGSGIRMFGDLWKKKGHQK, from the exons ATGCCGAGTTCGAG AGGGTCAGCAGAGATGCCGCAGCGGCAATCGCCGCGGACGCCGCTTCATCTGAAGGCCACCGCCTGCTCTGAAGCCAATGGCGTCCACCGCCACTCCGTGGATCGAAGTCCGAAGCTGGAGGACCGCCGCTCGCCTCGCAGCACCCTTCATGAG AAGAAGAGGGGCACTCGGGTGGCGGATTTAGAGACGAAGTTCCGCCGAGCCCAGGAGGAGCTCAAGAAGCTAAGGGAGCAGCTGGCCTCCACCGAGTCTGCCAAGAAGGAAGCCCAGGAAGCACTCGAAGAGGCCAAGAAACGAATCCCGGCCGTCGCCACCACTCCCCAGAAATTGGATGAGGAGAAGCCTCCTCTTCCCTTGATAGAAGAAACCGAGACTGCCAGTCCATGCTTGGATTCTCTAGAGAAGAGCGAGCAAAAGGTGGAAAACGAATTGCCGGAGCCCAGATCCGAGGGGGAGAGCATCAACTCCACTGCCACTGATGTGTTTGAAGTAGTCTGGCCGGCTTCGTTCCCAGCTGAGACAATTAAAACAGACAATGAGATTGGGGATGATAATGAGAAGGAAGTGAAGGAGAAGCAAGAGGAAGAGGCGAAGGCAATGACCGAGAAAGATGGTGAGACTGAGATGACTGCAATGGAGAAGAAGGAACTAGAGGAAGAGGAGAACAAGCCTACGGAGATCGCCGAGAGCCCAGAGGTATTGGAACTCAAGGCCAAGCTactggagaaggagaaggaagtgGAGAATTTGTTGGTGGAGAATGAGGGTCTGAAGAAGAAGGCAGAGGAAGTTACGGAGAATGCCATGGCGGCCGCGAGAGCACAAGAAGAGAAGCTGGGCTCAGTGGAGGAGGAGCTGAAGGAGAGCCAGGCGAAGATGGAGAGGCTGGGGGAGCAGCTGGAGACGTTGGAGGAGACGAGGGCGGCGCTGGAGGCAGAGATGAAACGGCTGAGGGTGCAGACAGAGCAGTGGCGGAAGGCGGCTGAGGCGGCAGCGGCTGTGCTGGCACCGGGGCCGGGGGCAGAGATGATGGGGGGAAGAAGGATGGCGGAGCGGTGCCGGTCCCTGGACAAACACCTTGGTGCCAGAGCCGGGGGATTCGCGGGATGGGGATCGCTGCTGATGGGCGGGGAGATGGACGAAGAGGGTATCGAGGGAGGGAAGAGGAGGGGATCCGGAATTCGAATGTTCGGAGATCTCTGGAAGAAGAAGGGCCACCAGAAATAG
- the LOC140858459 gene encoding uncharacterized protein isoform X2, protein MAEEQQLRQDLEELRHLESIAKRPRVLSLLSSEIRNLDATLSKVTAASALNYVTLGSFSWDQDNDKIKLYLLLEGVQEGKMETVFKPVSVDIKFHDVQGKNYRFSILKLNKEIVPEKCKVVVKPTKVIVTLSKASKGNWLDLHFKEDKLKPSLDKDKDPMAGIMDLMKNMYEEGDDEMKRTIAKAWSDARSGKTADSLRGYP, encoded by the exons ATGGCGGAAGAGCAGCAGCTGAGGCAGGACCTGGAGGAGCTTAGGCATCTTGAGTCCATCGCCAAAAGGCCTCGcgtcctctccctcctctcttccgAGATCCGTAACCTCGACGCCACG TTGTCTAAAGTCA CTGCTGCCAGCGCGTTGAATTATGTTACTCTCGGATCGTTTAGCTGGGACCAAGACAATGACAAGATCAAG CTCTATCTGTTGCTTGAAGGTGTACAAGAAGGGAAGATGGAGACTGTGTTCAAGCCAGTGTCAGTGGACATCAAATTTCATGATGTCCAAGGGAAAAATTATCGATTCTCTATACTGAAATTAAACAAAGAAATAGTTCCTGAGAAATGTAAAGTGGTGGTTAAGCCGACGAAAGTTATTGTCACACTGTCCAAAGCTTCCAAAGGAAACTGGTTAGACCTGCACTTCAAGGAGGACAAG CTAAAGCCAAGTTTAGACAAAGATAAAGACCCGATGGCAGGAATTAtggatttgatgaag AACATGTACGAGGAAGGTGATGATGAAATGAAACGAACAATTGCTAAAGCTTGGTCTGATGCAAGATCTGGGAAGACAGCTGACTCGTTAAGAGGCTACCCTTGA
- the LOC140858459 gene encoding uncharacterized protein isoform X1, translated as MAEEQQLRQDLEELRHLESIAKRPRVLSLLSSEIRNLDATLSKVTAAVAAAAAQPGASAEKAPAAASALNYVTLGSFSWDQDNDKIKLYLLLEGVQEGKMETVFKPVSVDIKFHDVQGKNYRFSILKLNKEIVPEKCKVVVKPTKVIVTLSKASKGNWLDLHFKEDKLKPSLDKDKDPMAGIMDLMKNMYEEGDDEMKRTIAKAWSDARSGKTADSLRGYP; from the exons ATGGCGGAAGAGCAGCAGCTGAGGCAGGACCTGGAGGAGCTTAGGCATCTTGAGTCCATCGCCAAAAGGCCTCGcgtcctctccctcctctcttccgAGATCCGTAACCTCGACGCCACG TTGTCTAAAGTCACTGCGGCagttgcagcagcagcagcacagCCTGGGGCTTCTGCGGAAAAGGCTCCTGCTGCTGCCAGCGCGTTGAATTATGTTACTCTCGGATCGTTTAGCTGGGACCAAGACAATGACAAGATCAAG CTCTATCTGTTGCTTGAAGGTGTACAAGAAGGGAAGATGGAGACTGTGTTCAAGCCAGTGTCAGTGGACATCAAATTTCATGATGTCCAAGGGAAAAATTATCGATTCTCTATACTGAAATTAAACAAAGAAATAGTTCCTGAGAAATGTAAAGTGGTGGTTAAGCCGACGAAAGTTATTGTCACACTGTCCAAAGCTTCCAAAGGAAACTGGTTAGACCTGCACTTCAAGGAGGACAAG CTAAAGCCAAGTTTAGACAAAGATAAAGACCCGATGGCAGGAATTAtggatttgatgaag AACATGTACGAGGAAGGTGATGATGAAATGAAACGAACAATTGCTAAAGCTTGGTCTGATGCAAGATCTGGGAAGACAGCTGACTCGTTAAGAGGCTACCCTTGA